The Peptostreptococcaceae bacterium sequence GAAAACTACAAGGGCAAAAACATATGCCCTAAGTGCTTCGAAGAAATAAAAAACCGTCCATAAGACAAAAAAAACCCTCGTTTCATTAATATGAAGCGGGGGCTTTTGCTTGCTGAAAAATGGCGAGTTCTATTCTTTTTTTTCTAATCCGCTTTCTTTCTATTCTTTGAGGCTTTAGCAATCGGCGTTGCGGCTTTTTTCAGTATGCCGACATTTTTTATAATTCCCTTTACGGCGTGCACGCTGCTTACTGCTTCGGTTGTTATGCTGTTGATATTTTGCGTGATTTTAGGAATTTCCTGTATGGTTCGGCCTATTTCCGTGCTGTTATCTTCGATGAGCTTGTTGACTCCCTTCACGGTGTCGTTAAGCCTTTTAAAAAGAAGAGCCAGATAAATTAGCATGATGACAAGGCTGCCCCACAAAACGACCATACCCAGGTCTTTTAGACTAATCATTGTATTCATGTGTGAATCACCTCCATTTGTCTTTTTTATTACTTCTATTAAATTAGCGATAATCCTGCAAGCGGGGGCATAAGTTTGCAATTCTTGACAAACAGGCATTTTTTCTATATAGTAATTCCATGAAAATGTTATCAGCTATGAAGGGAAGAGTATGCCTTGAGTCTTTTAAAAGAGAGCCGGATTTGGTGGAAACCGGCAAGGGACGAGATGCTGAATATGGCCCCGGAGCTTTCGGACTGAAGTGAGAGTAGGTCCGGACGGTTTTGCGTCCGTTAGGAGCGCAAGGTGATTATGCATCACCTAAAAGGTTCTTCGGGCAATCGAAGGATGAAGCAGAGTGGTACCGCGAGTCAACGCTCGTCTCTTAGAGACGGGCGTTTAATTTTTTGCATAAAAAAGAGGAGGAAGAAGCATGAGCAGAGGGAAATACTATTTGACGACTCCAATTTACTATCCAAGCGATAAACTTCATATCGGGCATACCTATACAACGGTGGCGGCTGACGCCTTAGCCAGATTCAAGCGCGCTGCGGGCTATGATGTTATGTTCCTTACCGGAACGGACGAACATGGTCAAAAGATTGAAAAGGTTGCGCTAGAAAAAGGGATGCAGCCCAAGGAATATCTGGACGGAATGGTAGAGGATATTAAAAAGCTTTGGGAAACCATGGAAATTTCATACGACCAGTTCATACGTACGACTGACGAAGACCATGAAAGAAGGGTCCAGGCAATAGCACAAAAGCTTTATGACAAGGGAGACATATACAAGGGCCATTACGAGGGCTGGTACTGTACCCCATGCGAGTCATTCTGGACAGAGGCCCAGCTCAATGACGGATGCTGTCCGGACTGCGGAAGGCCCGTTGAGAAAACACAAGAGGAAGCCTACTTCTTCAAGCTGTCAAAATATCAGGACCGACTCCGCGATCTTTTGGCGGGAGGGGAATTCCTTCTTCCCGAGTCCAGGGCAAATGAGATGATAAAAAACTTCATAGAGCCTGGGCTTGACGATTTGTGCATAACCCGCACAAGCTTCGACTGGGGAATAAGGGCGCCGTTTGATGACAAGCACATAATCTATGTTTGGCTTGACGCGCTCAGCAACTATATAACCGCGCTTGGATATCCGGATGATCCGGAGAAATATCAAAAATTCTGGCCGGCAGACGTGCATCTTGTAGGAAAGGAAATCGTTCGTTTCCATACAATAATATGGCCTGCAATGCTTATGGCCCTTGATGAGCCCCTGCCCAAGATGGTATTCGGGCACGGATGGTTGTTGTTTGACGGAGGAAAGATGTCAAAATCCAAGGGCAATGTAGTAGACCCGGTTGTCCTCATTGAAAAATACGGAGTAGACGCTCTCAAATACTTTCTTCTCAGAGAATACAGCTTCGGACATGACGGCAACTTTAACAACGAAGTGCTCCTAAACAGGATTAATTCGGACCTAGCAAACGATCTTGGCAACTTGGTTAGCAGGACGATTGCCATGGTTCTTAAATACAATGGCGGAGTAATTGAATTGCCGAAGGCTGAAACCGAATTCGACGCATCGCTCAAAGAGATTGCCGTTTCCGCGGGAGCGGCCGTTGAAGAGAGAATGGATCGTCTTGATTTTTCAAACGCCCTCGAGGCCATCTGGAAGGTTGTGAGGAGAACAAACAAGTATATTGACGAGACAATGCCATGGACTCTCGCAAAGGACCAAGCGCAGAAGGACAAACTCGACGCGGTTCTTTACAATCTTGTCGAATCAATCCGAATAATATCCGTGATGATAAATCCCTTCATGCCCCATACAGCCGCCAAGATATGGGCGCAGCTCGGGCTTGAAGAAGGAAAATCGACATCATGGGACAGCGCGAGTGAATTCGGAATAACTAAAGAAAAGACCGTAGTCAAAAAAGCAGCCCCTCTTTTCCCAAGAATAGATGTTAAGAAAGAGCTTGAGGCCCTTTCCGCAGAAAATGAAGAAGAGCCTGAAATAGAGCCATACAAGCCTCAGATAACCATCGATGACTTTGAAAAGCTTGACCTTAGGGTTGCGGAGATAGTAAAGGCCGAAAAACACCCGCAGGCCGACAAACTGCTGGTGCTTCAACTTAAGCTTGGCTCTGACAGAAGGCAGATCGTTTCCGGAATAGCCAAGGACTTCACATGCGAGGAACTTGTCGGCAAGAAGATCGTCATAATAGCGAACCTAAAACCGGTCAAGCTCAGAGGCATTGAATCGCGCGGAATGCTTCTGGCTTCTGACGACTTCGAGGGAATGGGACTGGTGACTGTTGATGTGCTTGATGGAAGCCTGGTGAGATAGATGTTTTTTGACTCGCATGCCCATTTGGATTCATCTGCATTCGATGATGACAGAGCCATAGCCATAGCCAGAGCGAAAGATGCAGGCGTTAATCTAATAATGAATCCATCTGTGGATTTGGAAAGCGCCTCAAAAGTTGCCAAGCTTACAAAAGAGTATGAAGCTATTTATGGGGCAGTTGGTATACACCCCCATAATGCCGATGAAGTGGACGACATAACCCTTTCTCTTTTAGAGGGCTTGGCGAGGAAAGAAAAAATAAAGGCCATAGGAGAAATAGGGCTTGACTACCACTACGACTATTCTCCCAGGGATGACCAGAAGGCTTGCTTCATAGAGCATCTGCGAATGGCGGGGCGCCTCGGAATGCCCGTCATAATTCATGATAGGGAAGCCAATGATGATGTAATGAGAATACTAAAGGAAGAGAAAGCCTTTGAGACTGGGGTTTTGCTGCATTGCTATTCTGGAAGCGCGGAAATGGCTAGACAGTATGTGAAGCTGGGAGCTCGTATTTCCATAGCCGGGCCTGTGACATTCAAGAATGCGAGAAAACTGGCCGATGTGGTAAAAATGGTTCCGCTAAATAGGCTTTTAATAGAGACTGATTCCCCGTTTCTTGCGCCGGTGCCGCACCGAGGCAAGCGTAATGAACCCGAATTTGTGCGCTTCGTGGCACAAAGGATTTCACTTATAAAGGAAATAGATATCGAAGAGGTGGCCATTGCCACAACCGGCAACGCAAAGGCCTTTTTCGGCATTTAATTGACACAGTCCCCACTCCGTTGTATAATCTTTCTGACATACGGGAGTGGGGACTTTTCATGGCAAGGAGGATACGCTTATGAGTAAAAGGAATATCATGCTATCGGCGTTTGTCTTGATTATGGCGGCCGCACTGTTTTTTTTGCCGAATTGGGAGAAAACTATAATTGTTTCAGATGGGGGATCCGAAAAGAAATTGGAAACCCGCCTAGAAACTGTTGCGGAAGCTTTAGATGAATACGGGTACGAATTGAAGCCCACGGACGAAATATTTCCGGAGGGGAACGAAAAACTGAAAAATGGAATGACAATAGAAATAAAAAGATCTTTTGCTGTTGTGCTTAAAGACGAGAGCGGAATGAAAGCAGTTTATACGTTAGGACCCTTGGTCGAGGATGTTCTTGTAGAAGAGGGTCTGGCCTTGCGCGGCAATGACAGGGTAGAACCGGCCTTGGATGAACCTGTAGAGAGTGGAGACGCCATATCCGTAACCAGGGTCAGCGAACAGACTGTATTCAGACAGGAGCTTTATCCATACAGTATCGAAACGAGAAAGAATCCCGATTGGGGAACAGATGATAAGGAAATTCTTCAGGAAGGCGTAGACGGTATAAAACTGTTGACCTATGTAGTCACATACGAAAACGGAGTTGCGACTCGTGAAGAAAAGGTGTCGGAGGAAATTGTAACCGAGCCTGTTGCTGAAATCATCGAAAAAGGCGACGGACGGCTTTTGGTTGCATCCAGGGGAGACCTTCGCTTCGAGAAGTCAATGACAATGACATCTACAGCCTACGACCTAAGCGTCGCTAGTTGCGGGAAGACACCGGACCATCCTGAGTACGGAATCACCTACAGCGGAACCAGAGCAAAAAGAGGAACCGTTGCTGTGGATCCGAGGGAAATACCGCTAGGTACAAGGCTTTATATTGAGAGCCTTGACGGAACAAGAAACTACGGATTTGCAGTTGCAGAGGATACGGGAAGCGCAGTCAAGGGAAATATAATAGACCTTTTCATGGAAAGCGAGTCCGATGTGGCAGCCTACGGAAAAAGGAAGGTAAAGGTATATATACTTGAGTGACAAAAGACCCATGATAAAGGAAGCCATAGTGGTTGAAGGCAAGGATGACAGGAGCGCGCTTGTAAAGGCCGTAGACGCCGAGATAATCGAGACCCACGGCTTCGGACTAAGCGTGCAGACGCTCGAAAGAATAAAGACAGCCAAGGAACGGACAGGGGTTATCATATTTACAGATCCGGACAGGGCTGGCGAAAATATTAGGAGAAAAATAGAGAAAACGGTTCCGGGCTGTTCCCATGCATACCTTCCACTTGAAGAGGCCATACGTGGCGACAACATAGGAATAGAAAACGCCAATTCAGAGAGCATAGTCAGGGCGCTTGAAAAAGTTCGTACAAAGAGGCCCCTTCCGAGGACGCTCTTCTCAATGGACGACCTGTCGGATGCAGGTCTTGTTGGCGAAACCGACTCAGCTGAAATGCGAAGCAAATTGGGCATGGAGCTTGGGATAGGATATGGAAACGCCAAGAGGTTGCTTTCAAGATTGAACCACTACGAAATAACAAGAGAAGAATTTGCTATAGCACTTGAGCGTATTTGCGCACAATAAAGGAGAATTGCATGCAGAGAATCTCATCCATAGGCAGAACAAAGGAAATTATCGCAAAATACAAATTCAGATTTTCAAAGAGCCTCGGGCAGAACTTTCTTGTGGACGGAAACACCATAGACAAAATCATCCTTGCGGGCGATGTAGGCCCCGATGACAATGTGTTGGAAGTGGGACCGGGGATAGGGACACTTACCCAAATGCTTTGCGAGGATGCGGGCAAGGTTCTTGCAATTGAAAAAGACTGGGACTTGATACCTATACTTAAAAACGACACACTAAAGGATTATGAAAATCTTACAATTCTCCATGGAGACATTCTTAAGGAAAATCTTAAAGAGATAGTAAGGGATGCCTTTGGAGACAATCCCTTCAAGCTGATTGCCAACCTGCCGTACTACATCACAACACCCATAATAATGAGGTTTCTTGAAGAGGACTTGCCCGTAACCGACATAGTTGTAATGATGCAAAAGGAAGTTGCGGAAAGGGTAGAGGCGGTTCCCGGAACAAAGAGCTACGGTGCGCTTTCGGTTGCGGTTCAATACTATGCCGAGCCGGAAATAATGGGCGTCGTGCCAAAGCATGTATTCATGCCGGCACCCAAGATTGATTCAATAATCTTAAGACTCAGGGTTAGAAAAGAACCACCCGTAATGCTCAAGGACAAAAGCCTCTTTTTCGAAACGGTTAAGGCGTCATTCGCAATGAGGCGCAAGACACTGTATAACACACTGAGAAAAGCCCTTCCGTATGGAGACGATGTTGTATCAAGAGCGATTGAAGGCGCAGGAATAGACCCCAAGCGACGGGGAGAAACCCTTACGATAGATGAATTCGCTACATTATCGAACGAAATATACAAACAGATAAATTAAAACTGAAGAAGCCAGAAAAAGGACATTCCTTTTTCTGGCTTCTTTTCGATACCCACTGCTCTCGCGGTTAAGAATCAGATTGCCGGCTACGCCCTTCTTGCTATTTCGTATGCCCATTGAAAAATGAAAAGCTGCATAATAAAACACACTACTAAAAAATCGTTGAAACGATATACAGTATAAGAAAAGGCAAAAAAAAACATTTCCAAGGAGTAGATGGATAATCAAACAGATGCATATCAAAAGGAGGATTGTTTCATGAATAAATTCAGAGTATCTTTGCAAAAGGGATTGAGCCAGTTGAGAGAATCGTTGATAAATGAAGGATATGAAGTTTGTTATGATGGAGAATGCAAGGTTGAATCCGATGTTACAATTGTTTCGGGAATTGATTCCGCTTATGAAGGAATCGAGAATACGCAATGCATGATCAATTCTTCCGGAGAATCTACAATGCTTCTTATCGATGCAACACATCTTACCCATAACAGGGTATTGGACATGATAAAAAACAACCATTGCGCAAAATAATAAAACAGGCCGTAAGGCCTGTTTTAAAATATAAGGCTCAAAAATATTTGACATGAAGACAGAAAGTAGTAAAATACTAATATGAGAGGAGTGAAAGAATGGAAAAATCAAATAATATATCAATGGTATCAATAAGGCGGCTGCCTAAGTATTATAGATATCTCGAAGAATTGATAGAAAAGGAAATTAGCAAAATATCGTCCAAGGAGCTTGGAACCATCATGGGATTCACAGCATCGCAGATACGGCAGGATCTCAATAACTTCGGAGGCTTCGGGCAGCAGGGCTATGGATACAATGTAAAGGATCTACACGATGCCATAGGTAAAATACTTGGACTCGACAAGGACTACAATGTAATAATAATAGGAGCCGGGAATCTGGGGCAAGCGCTTGCGAACTACAACAATTTTGGAAAAGCCGGATTCAAATGTATTGCCATGTTTGACAAGAATCCAAAGATGATAGGATTGAAAATACGGGATGCAGAGGTTATCGATTCCGATAGGCTGTGTTCATTCCTCAGAGAAACCCATGTGGATATAGCCATTATTGCTACAAATGCAGAGGCGGCGCAACAAGTAACGCTAAATGCTACGGGATGCGGAGTGAAGACAATTTGGAACTTTACGAATACGGACATACAAGTGCCGGATGATGTAATCGTCGAAAATGTGCATCTGATAGAAAGCCTATTTACACTTTCATTCCTTATGAACAACAGATAAACAAAGAAGGCAAACGGACCAAAGGGACAATTTTCCCTAGGGTCTGTTTTTTTTATTTTGTTTTGCTTTGCGCGACAAGGGGTAAATGAAATATATGGTTGACACCTTGCGGATGAGGTGTTATTATATTAACAAAACACCCCGTAGGGGTATGGGTATGGAGGAAACAAATGATTTCAACTAAGGATAGGATTCATGATGTTTTGATGAATGACAAGTCGCTTGAAGAGATTTTCAGAAAAAACGGTATAAGGTGCTACGGTTGAGGCGGTGCTCTTTTCAAAAGCATCGGCGATGCTTGCAATAGATATAATGTTGATGAAAAAATTCTTATAAACGAACTCAATGAAAGAGGTGTAAAATGAGAAAAGAAAAAATTCTTATAATTGGTGGCGTTGCTGCAGGCACAAAAACAGCGGCAAAAATCATGAGAGAGAATCCGGAAGCCGAAGTTGTTATCGTTACGAAGGACGAACATATTTCATATGCCGGTTGCGGGCTGCCCTATTTTATAGGGGGAATAATCGAGGAAGAAAAAGAACTGGTTGTAAAAACTCCCGAGGAATTTACACTGGCAACCGGAGCGGATGTATTCATAAAGCATGAAGCGAAAACAATCGATATGGAGAAAAAAGAAGCCGTTGTTGTTAACTACGAAAATGGCGAGGAAAAGATTTATTCATTCGACAAGCTTGTATTCGCGACGGGGGCATCTCCATTCGTTCCTCCAATAAAAGGGATTGAGCTTGATAATGTATACTCACTCAGAAGAGTTACGGATGCCATCAAAATTAGAAAAGTGGTAGATGACGGGGAAATCCGAGATGCCGTTGTAATAGGAGGCGGATTCATTGGGTTAGAGGTAGCTGAAAACCTCAAGGAAAGAGGAGTAAATGTCAGCATTATTGAGCTGGTACCGCATATTCTTCCCCCATTTGATGAAGAAATGGCTCTCTTGGCGCAGCGTCACATGATAGAAAAGGGCGTAGATATATTCGGCGATGAAAAAGCCGTTGCAATAGAAGGCAAAGAAAAAGTTACAGGCGTGCAGACGGATAAGCGGTCTTTAAAAGCCGATCTTGTAATTGTTTCGGTAGGCGTTAGGCCTAATGTGGCGCTGGCTAAAAGCATAGGCGTAAAGCTTGGAGAAACCGGAGCCATCAAGATAAACGATAGAATGGAAACCAACTTGAAGAATGTATTTGCAGTTGGCGATTGCGCAGAGACAAAAAATTTGATTACCGGAAAGTCCGTATGGTATCCCATGGGTTCGACAGCCAATAAAATGGGACGGATAGCCGGGATAAACATAGGTGGAGACGTTGAAAAGGATAACCTAAAGGGTGTGCTTGGAACAACAGTAGTCAAGCTTTTCGGAGTAAACGCAGCAAAGACCGGATTGTCTGAAAGGGATGCAACTAAGCTGGGATACGAAGTTCAAAGCGTAATTGTGCCTGCAAACGACAGGGCGCATTATTTCCCCGGATACAGAAGAATTGTGACAAAGCTTATTGCCGAGAAAGAATCGGGAAGGCTTTTAGGAGCGCAGATAATCGGAGAGGGAGTTGTCGACAAACCAATCGACATCTTGGCGACGGCCATAACCTTTGGAGCAAAAGTTGAAGACCTTGAAAAATTGGACCTGGCATATGCGCCTCCGTTCTCAAGCGCTATGGCATCAACTATTGTAGCGGCAAATGTTTTAAGGAATGTGTATAAGGGCAAACTCCAAACAATAAATCCAAGGATACTTAAAGATAGACTGGATGAAGTTGTAGTATTGGATGTAAGGGACGAGGCGTCCCATTTCATAAGATCCATACCGGGCTCTGTAAACATATATTCGGCGGAGATACAAATGAAGGCCAATGAGCTGGACAAGACAAAAGAAACCGTTATAGTGTGCAAGATTGGAAAAGAAGCATACCTGACATTGCTTAAACTCAAGGCCATGGGCTTTGAAGATGTAAAAATACTCGAAGGCGGAATGGAAGCATACGCATACGAAACAGAATAACAAGGAGGAAATAAAGTGAGCGAAATCAAATTAAACCTTAAAGGAATGCAATGCCCGGGACCAATCATGGAAGTTTTTAAGGCATCAAAGAAAGCGGAATCAGGAGATGTCATAATTGCAACCGTAAGCGATAGAGGATTTGAAAAGGATATCCAGGCATGGGCAAAGAAAACCGGAAATGAGATACTTGACATGAATGTTTCCGAAACCGAAATCACCGCAAAAATAAAGATGAAATAGGAGGCTGCAATGACAGATAAAAAAACCCTCGTTGTATTCAGTGGAGACATGGACAAGGTTATGGCGAGCCTTATCATAGCAAATGGCGCGGCGGCCATGGGAAGCGAAGTTACAATGTTCTTCACCTTCTGGGGGCTAAACACACTCAGAAAAGCCAAGAAGATAAAAATAAAAAAAGATTTCATGGAAAAAATGTTTGGATTTATGATGCCGCGAGGTCCCGAAAAGATGGGAATATCAAAAATGAATTTCGGAGGCATCGGAGCAAAGATGATGAAAGACATGATGAAGAAAAAGAATGTAAACTCCCTGCCTGAACTTATAGAAAGCGCCCAGATGATGGGTGTCAAGATGATTGCATGCACAATGTCCATGGATGTAATGGGCATAAGGGAAGAGGAACTGATTGACGGAATAGAACTTGGCGGAGTAGCCACATACCTCGGAGAAGCCGAAGAAGGCAATGTAAATCTATTCATATAGGAAAACAAATCGACCGCCAATGGCGGTCGATTTGTTTTATTAAAGGCAGCGGGCAGGGAAAAGCAGTAGAACGTAGCAAGGAAAAGCAAAGAAAGCAAAATCAACAAGTTGGTCAGTTGGTCAGTTGGAAAGTTGGTCAGTTGGAAAGTTGGAAAGTTGGAAAGAAAAAGATTAAGAAAAAAAACAAAAGAATAACACAAAGGCAAATGACGGCGTGTGATTCTGTTCGACGACATTGACCGATCCATAGCTTCGCGTGCCCTATGGGTATTCGAGATTTTGGATGAATCAAAATCGTGAAGAGATCCGCAAAAATACAAGCATGTTTATTTCATGTTTTTATGCAGTTGTTTCTAATCTTTAGTCATTAGCCTATAATCTTTTCTCTTTGCTGCCTACTGCCTACTGCCTACTGCCTGCTGCCCACTATCCACTGCTAACTGCATTTATGCTTTCAACTGTGATATAATTACATATAAATATTTTAAAAGGGAGTGGGATCATGACATCAAGAGCGGAAGCATTTGAATTATTGAAGAAACATGTAGAAAGCAAAAGCCTGCTTAAGCATTCATTTGCAGTAGAAGCTGGAATGAGAGGCTATGCGGCATACTATGGAGAAGATGAGGAAACATGGGGTGCCTGCGGTCTTCTTCATGACATTGACTTTGAAAAATATCCCGACGAGCATCCATTCAGAGGACCGGAAATACTTAAAGAAAATGGATACCCGGAGGACTTTTGCCTTGCAGTTAAGGGTCACGGAGACTCCACAAATACGCCTAGAACGACGAACATGGCAAAGGCTCTCTATGCTGTTGACCAAATGTCAAGCTTCATAGTTGCAGTTGCGCTTATGAGACCCGAAGTTTTCGGAGGCCTAAAGCCTAAGTCCGTAAAGAAAAAACTAAAGACCAAATCCTTTGCAGCTAAGGTTGACCGAGAGGGATTGATTAAGGGCGCTGAGGAATTGGGGATGGATATGACAGAGCACATTCAGATTGTTATCGATGCGCTTGTGAAGCACGAAGCATTTTTGAAAGAGCAGGGATATAGCCTAATAGAATTCTAAAAGGATATCTCCAAGAAATTGTAAAGGATGAGAAGTTTAATGACAAGAACGAAAAAACTTGTTTTCATAGCATTGCTTGTGGC is a genomic window containing:
- a CDS encoding DUF948 domain-containing protein — its product is MNTMISLKDLGMVVLWGSLVIMLIYLALLFKRLNDTVKGVNKLIEDNSTEIGRTIQEIPKITQNINSITTEAVSSVHAVKGIIKNVGILKKAATPIAKASKNRKKAD
- the metG gene encoding methionine--tRNA ligase, yielding MSRGKYYLTTPIYYPSDKLHIGHTYTTVAADALARFKRAAGYDVMFLTGTDEHGQKIEKVALEKGMQPKEYLDGMVEDIKKLWETMEISYDQFIRTTDEDHERRVQAIAQKLYDKGDIYKGHYEGWYCTPCESFWTEAQLNDGCCPDCGRPVEKTQEEAYFFKLSKYQDRLRDLLAGGEFLLPESRANEMIKNFIEPGLDDLCITRTSFDWGIRAPFDDKHIIYVWLDALSNYITALGYPDDPEKYQKFWPADVHLVGKEIVRFHTIIWPAMLMALDEPLPKMVFGHGWLLFDGGKMSKSKGNVVDPVVLIEKYGVDALKYFLLREYSFGHDGNFNNEVLLNRINSDLANDLGNLVSRTIAMVLKYNGGVIELPKAETEFDASLKEIAVSAGAAVEERMDRLDFSNALEAIWKVVRRTNKYIDETMPWTLAKDQAQKDKLDAVLYNLVESIRIISVMINPFMPHTAAKIWAQLGLEEGKSTSWDSASEFGITKEKTVVKKAAPLFPRIDVKKELEALSAENEEEPEIEPYKPQITIDDFEKLDLRVAEIVKAEKHPQADKLLVLQLKLGSDRRQIVSGIAKDFTCEELVGKKIVIIANLKPVKLRGIESRGMLLASDDFEGMGLVTVDVLDGSLVR
- a CDS encoding TatD family hydrolase → MFFDSHAHLDSSAFDDDRAIAIARAKDAGVNLIMNPSVDLESASKVAKLTKEYEAIYGAVGIHPHNADEVDDITLSLLEGLARKEKIKAIGEIGLDYHYDYSPRDDQKACFIEHLRMAGRLGMPVIIHDREANDDVMRILKEEKAFETGVLLHCYSGSAEMARQYVKLGARISIAGPVTFKNARKLADVVKMVPLNRLLIETDSPFLAPVPHRGKRNEPEFVRFVAQRISLIKEIDIEEVAIATTGNAKAFFGI
- a CDS encoding G5 domain-containing protein, which gives rise to MSKRNIMLSAFVLIMAAALFFLPNWEKTIIVSDGGSEKKLETRLETVAEALDEYGYELKPTDEIFPEGNEKLKNGMTIEIKRSFAVVLKDESGMKAVYTLGPLVEDVLVEEGLALRGNDRVEPALDEPVESGDAISVTRVSEQTVFRQELYPYSIETRKNPDWGTDDKEILQEGVDGIKLLTYVVTYENGVATREEKVSEEIVTEPVAEIIEKGDGRLLVASRGDLRFEKSMTMTSTAYDLSVASCGKTPDHPEYGITYSGTRAKRGTVAVDPREIPLGTRLYIESLDGTRNYGFAVAEDTGSAVKGNIIDLFMESESDVAAYGKRKVKVYILE
- the rnmV gene encoding ribonuclease M5, producing MIKEAIVVEGKDDRSALVKAVDAEIIETHGFGLSVQTLERIKTAKERTGVIIFTDPDRAGENIRRKIEKTVPGCSHAYLPLEEAIRGDNIGIENANSESIVRALEKVRTKRPLPRTLFSMDDLSDAGLVGETDSAEMRSKLGMELGIGYGNAKRLLSRLNHYEITREEFAIALERICAQ
- the rsmA gene encoding 16S rRNA (adenine(1518)-N(6)/adenine(1519)-N(6))-dimethyltransferase RsmA, whose amino-acid sequence is MQRISSIGRTKEIIAKYKFRFSKSLGQNFLVDGNTIDKIILAGDVGPDDNVLEVGPGIGTLTQMLCEDAGKVLAIEKDWDLIPILKNDTLKDYENLTILHGDILKENLKEIVRDAFGDNPFKLIANLPYYITTPIIMRFLEEDLPVTDIVVMMQKEVAERVEAVPGTKSYGALSVAVQYYAEPEIMGVVPKHVFMPAPKIDSIILRLRVRKEPPVMLKDKSLFFETVKASFAMRRKTLYNTLRKALPYGDDVVSRAIEGAGIDPKRRGETLTIDEFATLSNEIYKQIN
- a CDS encoding YkuS family protein, producing MNKFRVSLQKGLSQLRESLINEGYEVCYDGECKVESDVTIVSGIDSAYEGIENTQCMINSSGESTMLLIDATHLTHNRVLDMIKNNHCAK
- a CDS encoding redox-sensing transcriptional repressor Rex; the protein is MEKSNNISMVSIRRLPKYYRYLEELIEKEISKISSKELGTIMGFTASQIRQDLNNFGGFGQQGYGYNVKDLHDAIGKILGLDKDYNVIIIGAGNLGQALANYNNFGKAGFKCIAMFDKNPKMIGLKIRDAEVIDSDRLCSFLRETHVDIAIIATNAEAAQQVTLNATGCGVKTIWNFTNTDIQVPDDVIVENVHLIESLFTLSFLMNNR
- a CDS encoding FAD-dependent oxidoreductase; the encoded protein is MRKEKILIIGGVAAGTKTAAKIMRENPEAEVVIVTKDEHISYAGCGLPYFIGGIIEEEKELVVKTPEEFTLATGADVFIKHEAKTIDMEKKEAVVVNYENGEEKIYSFDKLVFATGASPFVPPIKGIELDNVYSLRRVTDAIKIRKVVDDGEIRDAVVIGGGFIGLEVAENLKERGVNVSIIELVPHILPPFDEEMALLAQRHMIEKGVDIFGDEKAVAIEGKEKVTGVQTDKRSLKADLVIVSVGVRPNVALAKSIGVKLGETGAIKINDRMETNLKNVFAVGDCAETKNLITGKSVWYPMGSTANKMGRIAGINIGGDVEKDNLKGVLGTTVVKLFGVNAAKTGLSERDATKLGYEVQSVIVPANDRAHYFPGYRRIVTKLIAEKESGRLLGAQIIGEGVVDKPIDILATAITFGAKVEDLEKLDLAYAPPFSSAMASTIVAANVLRNVYKGKLQTINPRILKDRLDEVVVLDVRDEASHFIRSIPGSVNIYSAEIQMKANELDKTKETVIVCKIGKEAYLTLLKLKAMGFEDVKILEGGMEAYAYETE
- a CDS encoding sulfurtransferase TusA family protein, with amino-acid sequence MSEIKLNLKGMQCPGPIMEVFKASKKAESGDVIIATVSDRGFEKDIQAWAKKTGNEILDMNVSETEITAKIKMK
- a CDS encoding DsrE/DsrF/DrsH-like family protein, whose translation is MTDKKTLVVFSGDMDKVMASLIIANGAAAMGSEVTMFFTFWGLNTLRKAKKIKIKKDFMEKMFGFMMPRGPEKMGISKMNFGGIGAKMMKDMMKKKNVNSLPELIESAQMMGVKMIACTMSMDVMGIREEELIDGIELGGVATYLGEAEEGNVNLFI
- a CDS encoding HD domain-containing protein, translating into MTSRAEAFELLKKHVESKSLLKHSFAVEAGMRGYAAYYGEDEETWGACGLLHDIDFEKYPDEHPFRGPEILKENGYPEDFCLAVKGHGDSTNTPRTTNMAKALYAVDQMSSFIVAVALMRPEVFGGLKPKSVKKKLKTKSFAAKVDREGLIKGAEELGMDMTEHIQIVIDALVKHEAFLKEQGYSLIEF